The genome window gaagGCTAAAACAGCATCCGGATCAATTTTAATTTAGACTTTAAACACtgctaaattcattttaaatgtaaaatgtgcattacaaggtatacattttatcagtattcGCATTCCCAGGGTTCAatcccatgaccttttgcactgctaatgcaatgcctTACCAccgagctatacaggagcataTGAACACAATAGGATTTTACAAACAGTTACACTTAAAACAATACAACAGACACAATTGGTTcgttatatatttaaatggtCTATTAACAAGTAGCGCAAGATACATTCAACAAGCAagagtttgttgtttttatatacacaaataaaaaaaaaaacattaaccattcacaaacacaaaattatttccCCCACAACTAAACATTGCCCTTCCAGTCTACCACGTTCTTGGTTGCTTTTGAGTAACAAAAAATATTGCAAACCTCCTTAGAACTAAAATGATGCCAATTTTGTTTCAGAACTGCCTATCAAAATTcttccaaacaaaacaaacacatattttacatGTTGGACATAGTGAGGTAAGTGGATGGTTTATATGTACAACCTTCGCCTCCAGTAGGAGGGATTTTGCACCATCCTAACATAACAATAGTAGGGGGTTATATTGTTTAAATGTGCATGAATTATACAGTACATGATGATACGTGACTACGTTTCGTACTAAGTACGTGACATCTCCATGACAAATAAGAGCATGAATGTTATCATGTCTTCTGCAATTCATCTTAGCTGTATCTACTGCTTCGACTATGACTCCGTCGCCTGGAGGAACTGCGACTAGTAGAGCGATATGACCTGTGAAGACAGACagtaaaaaatacacacattaaCCAACTGTAGCAGAAAGTTTTTGTAACATCTTGGTGTAATAGATTTATTTATGATGTACCGGGACCTGCGGTCAGAGCTGACGCTCCTCCGACGCCCTCTTCTCCTGCTACGACTGCGACTATGGCTAGAGTTACTATAGGAGGAGTCAGACCTATATTTCAAGAcaaaaattaagtaaaacaaAATTACAAGCAAAGTTCCTACAATCGGAAGGAAAGTTGATGGCGACTTCCTATTTACAGGGACTTTAGCTTACCTTGATCTGTGACGACCTCTGTGCCGACTTCCAGAGCGACTCCTACTGTAACAAAAAAACGATGCTGTGTTAAAATCTGTCATACGTTTACACACCACAAGGTTATTTTTTAAGACATACTATATTGAAATATATCAAAGGTAAAAATCTTTCAACACTTACCTACGATAACTTCGGTAGGTGCTACTTCGAGAACGAGAGTGCCCTCTAGTGTATCTACTCCTGCTTCTACTCCTACTGTAActcctgtaaaaaaaaataaacatttatatgcTGACACGTACACGCACCTCAATTTGGATGAAAACATTTTCAACTGTATCAGACCTGGAAGAGTAGGTGTAACTTCTTGACCTGCTCCTGGAGTGGCTATACGAATGAGACCTGCTTCTTCGGTGAGACCTTTGACTAGACACAGAACGTGACTTGTCCCGAGAGTCGTTATTGGATCCAACTCTTTCTCCTGTCGCTGGAGGAGATTCCTCTTCACTGGAGCTGTCCTGATTTCTGGGTCTCTGATTTAACCGAGCTGTCTTTCGAACTTCATCAAAGAGGGATCCTGGTCGGACTCTATTGTTGCTCTTGATTTCAATTTTAAGGCCCTGGGTCTTTCTTTCCGACTGATCTTGCcgtttgtttattttcataatcaaAGGTTTCACAGTAAGAGCCTGCATCACAGTCATGCCAGACAGAGGTTTCCATTTATTTTCAATTGCAGAGACAGAAGTGATGCCAGGTACAGTTTCATCTTTCTGACTGTCAGAAGTTAATGCAGATCCGACAGTAACAGAGCTTCCTTTCTCTGTTGAAGGTGGACCAAGCGAACTACTATTATTCAGAATATTTTTCAGTGGGGAAATGCCAATGGCTTTAGGCCTTGGTTGCTCAGGCTCTGGGATATTCTCTGGTGTACACATGCTCCCTTGTTTTTGTTCTTTTGGTCTGTTTTGGTTATTTGACAAGGTAGTGCCTAAATAATTGGTTTGGTTCTCTGGGTGGCTTCGATCGGGATCTTTTACAGTCTTCCGATTTTCGTTAGATGAATTATCTTGTGTTGACTCACGAGTCCCTTGATCCTGGCCTTTGTTTTCAGAGACCTGGGTCCTAACCCGTCCAACTTTCACGTGCCTTTTTGCTCCATCACTCACAGCATCAGGATTGGCAGGGTCCAAATGCTTTGCAGGGACAACAGAATATTCTTCCTCGACTTCATCACCAAACTCTAGTGGAGGCTGCCAGTGGAAGGTCTCTTTTGGTTTTTGGTGCTTTTTGGATTTCTTGATCTTGGATTTTCGTGATCCCGACCTGGAAGAATTCCgctttttgtgtttgtgtttccgCTTTGCTTTCTTGCTCTTGCGCTTTATAGGTTTTGCATCTGCATTAGTGGGTTCCTCGTTACTTTTCAATTGCTTAGACATTTCAGTACCTTTATTTGACAGCCAAAAATGTTCTTCACCCCCTGATTCTGAACTAGCCTCTCCCTCTTCTTTTTCTGAAACATCAACAACAACCTTTGTATTTCCCACGTCAGAATCACTCTCAGACTCCCAGCAGCGTGATAAaatctgtctctttttaatTTCAGTAAGCTCACCTTCACTTTTAACAATGGGCTGGTTAAGTTGAGCAGTATTACTAGTCTTATTTGTGTTCTCTACTTCATTTTCCCATCCAGATTTAATGCttttgtccacaaatggttCTTTCCTTTTATTAGGGTTCTTGCTTTTCATTGCGACTGTTTGTAGAAAAGAATCACTGTGTCTTTGGATAGGACTGTGTGGACTATCTGATCCATCCTCTGAAGAAGGAGATGAATCTCTGTGGCCACTACTATGATTTGTATTCCTGTTATTTTTGCTATGATTTGCATTCTTGTGGCTATTTCTGAGAGACCTGTGATGTTTACtctttttttcaccagattttcTATCGCATGAACCGTACGACTCTGACCTACTGTAGGAGGAAGATCTGCTGCTGCTTCTAGAACCACTGGGTGATCTGCTCCTAGACAAACTGCTTTGCAGAAGC of Paramisgurnus dabryanus chromosome 22, PD_genome_1.1, whole genome shotgun sequence contains these proteins:
- the nktr gene encoding NK-tumor recognition protein isoform X4 — translated: MTVFKCRQSFNVSLCLYLSSTDENLTLKHDRAFLLSMANRGKDTNGSQFFITTKTAPHLDGVHVVFGLVISGFEVIKNIEGLKTDSASRPYADVRVIDCGQLITKSANDVLQGKRKKVFHSEDDSQSSSEASSQYSSSAESEGESDQKYPSKKRKRALKSKRSKRKRRDAGPKERHAVKITGEGSHAEGEMAEEDDGEVEQNVKREKPVVRPEEIPPVPENRFLLRRDMPTQEETIKMAVQESITAHDDPKPAVTKSGRKIKGRGTMRYHTPPRSKSRSESEEERGSSETPPHWKEEMQRMKAYQPPSVERWSKGEKWTDISDTPRSRSRSGERSISETSVHSGEHRSRKGKKKTKRKKKTKKRKHSKKHKKSKPRDTSLSEGEMSGSSGKRSKHSTHDERRPRSYSRSNSRSTSPYSHRSYRSKSDRKHYSSHSSKDSQSYSRSRSRSYSRSHSRSERRFRSSLRSSQSRSGHSVTQSRSRSHSRSRHRTRTRSRTRSNSRYRTLHSRKKSPRITKPTEGGISKLDKSGQGKELKAPAAGSSEGVSVLPMSDSPPPSRWKPDQKPWKPSYVCTQEVKTKSAPASNKLISPSTNVPLETLSSLKSDTVRSQRDRSSGNNKVSDRLLQSSLSRSRSPSGSRSSSRSSSYSRSESYGSCDRKSGEKKSKHHRSLRNSHKNANHSKNNRNTNHSSGHRDSSPSSEDGSDSPHSPIQRHSDSFLQTVAMKSKNPNKRKEPFVDKSIKSGWENEVENTNKTSNTAQLNQPIVKSEGELTEIKKRQILSRCWESESDSDVGNTKVVVDVSEKEEGEASSESGGEEHFWLSNKGTEMSKQLKSNEEPTNADAKPIKRKSKKAKRKHKHKKRNSSRSGSRKSKIKKSKKHQKPKETFHWQPPLEFGDEVEEEYSVVPAKHLDPANPDAVSDGAKRHVKVGRVRTQVSENKGQDQGTRESTQDNSSNENRKTVKDPDRSHPENQTNYLGTTLSNNQNRPKEQKQGSMCTPENIPEPEQPRPKAIGISPLKNILNNSSSLGPPSTEKGSSVTVGSALTSDSQKDETVPGITSVSAIENKWKPLSGMTVMQALTVKPLIMKINKRQDQSERKTQGLKIEIKSNNRVRPGSLFDEVRKTARLNQRPRNQDSSSEEESPPATGERVGSNNDSRDKSRSVSSQRSHRRSRSHSYSHSRSRSRSYTYSSRSYSRSRSRSRYTRGHSRSRSSTYRSYRSRSRSGSRHRGRHRSRSDSSYSNSSHSRSRSRRRGRRRSVSSDRRSRSYRSTSRSSSRRRSHSRSSRYS
- the nktr gene encoding NK-tumor recognition protein isoform X5 — encoded protein: MVVSLKRVWSFAKSKDENLTLKHDRAFLLSMANRGKDTNGSQFFITTKTAPHLDGVHVVFGLVISGFEVIKNIEGLKTDSASRPYADVRVIDCGQLITKSANDVLQGKRKKVFHSEDDSQSSSEASSQYSSSAESEGESDQKYPSKKRKRALKSKRSKRKRRDAGPKERHAVKITGEGSHAEGEMAEEDDGEVEQNVKREKPVVRPEEIPPVPENRFLLRRDMPTQEETIKMAVQESITAHDDPKPAVTKSGRKIKGRGTMRYHTPPRSKSRSESEEERGSSETPPHWKEEMQRMKAYQPPSVERWSKGEKWTDISDTPRSRSRSGERSISETSVHSGEHRSRKGKKKTKRKKKTKKRKHSKKHKKSKPRDTSLSEGEMSGSSGKRSKHSTHDERRPRSYSRSNSRSTSPYSHRSYRSKSDRKHYSSHSSKDSQSYSRSRSRSYSRSHSRSERRFRSSLRSSQSRSGHSVTQSRSRSHSRSRHRTRTRSRTRSNSRYRTLHSRKKSPRITKPTEGGISKLDKSGQGKELKAPAAGSSEGVSVLPMSDSPPPSRWKPDQKPWKPSYVCTQEVKTKSAPASNKLISPSTNVPLETLSSLKSDTVRSQRDRSSGNNKVSDRLLQSSLSRSRSPSGSRSSSRSSSYSRSESYGSCDRKSGEKKSKHHRSLRNSHKNANHSKNNRNTNHSSGHRDSSPSSEDGSDSPHSPIQRHSDSFLQTVAMKSKNPNKRKEPFVDKSIKSGWENEVENTNKTSNTAQLNQPIVKSEGELTEIKKRQILSRCWESESDSDVGNTKVVVDVSEKEEGEASSESGGEEHFWLSNKGTEMSKQLKSNEEPTNADAKPIKRKSKKAKRKHKHKKRNSSRSGSRKSKIKKSKKHQKPKETFHWQPPLEFGDEVEEEYSVVPAKHLDPANPDAVSDGAKRHVKVGRVRTQVSENKGQDQGTRESTQDNSSNENRKTVKDPDRSHPENQTNYLGTTLSNNQNRPKEQKQGSMCTPENIPEPEQPRPKAIGISPLKNILNNSSSLGPPSTEKGSSVTVGSALTSDSQKDETVPGITSVSAIENKWKPLSGMTVMQALTVKPLIMKINKRQDQSERKTQGLKIEIKSNNRVRPGSLFDEVRKTARLNQRPRNQDSSSEEESPPATGERVGSNNDSRDKSRSVSSQRSHRRSRSHSYSHSRSRSRSYTYSSRSYSRSRSRSRYTRGHSRSRSSTYRSYRSRSRSGSRHRGRHRSRSDSSYSNSSHSRSRSRRRGRRRSVSSDRRSRSYRSTSRSSSRRRSHSRSSRYS